In Acidobacteriota bacterium, the genomic stretch CTTGGTGAAGAAACCCTTGCCCTCCATCTTGCGAAACGCCACATCCTGGATGCGATCACCCTTTGTCTGGATGATCTCGATCGTGCAATCGATGTCGAGGGATTCCGCGATCCGATCCGAGACGCGGCGGGCCTGCCAGAGGGCGAGTTCCGACCCCCGTGTGCCAAGGCGTAGGACCGCCTTCGAATTCAACGATCTTCGTCCTTTCGCGATCTGTCACTACTTCGGAGGCCTATGAGGAAGCCGTCGATCACGGCGCTCGAATGGTGAGCCGCGGCAACCTTCAGGCCTTTCAACGGGACCTGCACGAGTCGCTTGGCCAAACCCTTGGCCATTTTTTCGACCGCACGGCGCTCCTCTTCGCCGAGATGGGCGAGCTCCTTGCTGAAGCTGTGCTGCACCGCCCGGTCCGCCATCTCAGTGAACGATTTCTGGATGCTGCGTGCGGCTGGGGAAAGGGCGCGATCGAGAAGGTGGCGGCGGAGGATGGTGAGCTGATGCTCGACGAGTTTTTCGCATCGGTCCAACTCCTCGAGGCGGCGCTTGCGGTTGGTCTCGGCCTCCTCGCGCATCTCCTCGATTCCGTGCAGCACGACGCGTCCGAGGCTGCCGGCTTCGCGCGAGACGTTCTGGGGCATGGCCAGATCGACGATCAGCAACTCCTCACCGTCCGGAAGTCTGTCCCGGACGGACGCCACCGCGTTGCGGTCGAGCAGCGCCTCGTGCGACGAGGTGACCGCGAGGACGGTCCCGACCTGGGGGAGCTTCGCGGCTGCCTCCTCCAGAGGCATGGTCGAAATATTGGGGTCGTCGCCGGCCATCTCGCGTGCTCGTTCGGGCGTGCGGTTGGCGACGATCACAGGTCGGGTCGAATCATTACCGCGCACCAGCTTCAGGGTTTGCCGCGCCATCTCCCCGGCGCCGAGAATCAGGACCGGGGTCGAGGAGGTGTCGAGGTGCTCGTTGAGCTTGCGCTCCACCAGGGTCACCAGCGATACCGGACGACGGGCGAGCTCGGTCTCGGTGCGGATCCGTTTGGCGAGGTGAAAGGCCTCGTGAAAGGTCTGATCGAGAATGCCGCCGAGGAGACCCGAGTTGTGGGCGATCTCGTGCGCCTCCTTCGCCTGTCCCATGATCTGTGCTTCTCCGACCATCATCGAGTCGAGAGCCGAGGTGACGCGAAACAGGTGGCGCACGGCGGTTCGTCCGAAATAGACGTACAGGGAGTCCTCCTCCGGCAGCTGGCACTGGCCGTCGGTGAGGTCGGCCAGGCTTCGCCGCAGATGGAAGAGCAGGGGATTGGTATGAATCCGGCTTTCCCCTCGAAAGTAGAACTCGACGCGGTTGCACGTACCGAGGTACACCAGTTCGGAAAAGCCCGCGAGACGGGCCAGCTCGACCAGGTTTTCCCTCGGGAAATCTGGCGGCAAGGCGGCCGCGGAGAGCTTGTCGATGTGAGCCGTGCGGAATGAGGCGCCAACGACGCCGATACGATCCAAACTCAGAGCCTCCCGGCAGGATTCTACGACACGACGCGGCGTAATTCAGTCATTCGGCGAGAAAATCGGTCTCGCGGGCAAAATATCGCGCGAGACTCGCGGCCCCGCGGCCAGCCGGTGGATCTCCTGAGGCAGAGAAATGGCTCTTTGCGTGACGATTCAGGTTCGATCGGAAAAATTCTCGAAAGCGTTGAAAACTTGCCTCAGCGTCAGTAGGCTCTGGCTAGAACATAACGCGGGCCCGTGCCGCGTGTCCGGATAGATTCAATCAGAGGGGGTAGGACCGGGCCTATGAGTCAAACCATAGGGTTCATCAGCTCGACGCTGGGCAAGAAGGTATTGATGGCCGCTACGGGCATCATCCTGTTCGGTTTCGTAGTCGGCCACATGCTTGGCAATCTCCAGATCTACCTGGGAGCGGAACGGCTCAACCACTACGCACATCTGCTGCAAACCAACAAACCGTTTCTGTGGACTGTTCGTTCGGTCTTGCTCTTCTGCGTTGCCGTCCACATCATTGCGGCGGTTCAGGTGTGGCTGCGAAACCGGGCTGCGCGTCCCGTCAAGTACCGGGTCTTCAACCCTCCGGCGGTCGACTACGCGGCACGCACCATGATGTGGAGCGGGCCGATCCTCGCCCTCTTCATCATCTACCATCTGCTGGATTTCACGGTTGGCACGGCGAATCCGGATTTCGTGCGCGGAGAGGTGTATCACAACGTTGTCGCCAGCTTCAGCAACCCGGTGATCGCCTTTTTCTACATCGCCGCGAACGTCTTGCTTGCGTTCCACCTCTACCATGGGCTCTGGAGCCTCTTCCAGACCTTCGGCTGGGACCACCCGCGATTCGGCTGGCTGCGGCGGGTTCCGGCAGTCTTCTTCTCGGTGCTGATCGGTGCCGCAAATGTTTCCATCCCGTTGGCCGTGCTGACGGGCGTGATCAGGTAGGGAGGTGACGGAATGAAACTCGACCCACGCATTCCGTCGGGCCCTCTGGCCGAAAAATGGCAGCGGTTGAGGGACGAACTCAAGCTTGTGAGCCCGGCGAACAAACGCAAGCACTCGATCATCGTTGTCGGTACCGGCCTCGCCGGTGGCGCGGCGGCGGCGAGCCTTGGTGAGCTCGGGTACAAGGTCAAGGCGTTCTGTTATCAGGACAGTGCGCGTCGAGCGCACTCGATCGCGGCACAGGGTGGCATCAACGCCGCCAAGGACTACCAGAACGACGGCGATACCGTCTACCGCCTTTTCTACGACACGATCAAGGGCGGCGACTACCGCGCGCGAGAAGCCAATGTTTACCGACTGGCCGAGGTTTCGAACAACATCATCGACCAGTGCGTGGCGCAAGGAATACCCTTCGCACGTGAATACGGCGGCTACCTGGCCAACCGTTCCTTCGGAGGGGCACAGGTTTCCCGGACCTTTTACGCGCGCGGTCAGACCGGGCAGCAACTGCTTTTGGGTGCGTACTCAGCGCTCAACGCGCAGGTTGCCGCCGGCTCGGTCGAGGTTTTCCCGCGGACCGAGATGCTCGATCTGGTCCTGATCGACGGGCGGGCGCGGGGCATCGTTACCCGAAATATGGTGACCGGCGCCGTGGAGTGCCACGTGGCCGATGCGGTGCTCTTGTGCACCGGCGGGTACTCCAACGTCTATTTCCTTTCGACCAACGCAAAGGGCTGCAACGTCACCGCAGCATGGCGCGCCCACAAGCGGGGAGCCGGGTTCGCCAACCCGTGCTTCACCCAGATCCACCCGACCTGCATTCCCCAGGCGGGCGACTACCAGTCGAAGCTGACCCTGATGTCGGAGTCGCTGCGCAACGACGGGCGGGTGTGGGTGCCCAAGATGGTCGGCGAGGTACGCGAGCCGGGAGACATCCCCGAGAATGAGCGGGACTACTACCTCGAGCGGATCTATCCGGCCTTCGGTAACCTCGTGCCGCGAGACGTGGCGTCGCGGAATGCAAAGAATGTTTGTGACGAGGGGCGTGGAGTCGGACCTGGCAAACGCGGTGTCTATCTCGACTTCGAAGATGCCATCAACCGCCTCGGTGAGGACGTCATTCGCGCCCGCTACGGCAACTTGTTCGACATGTACGAGATGATCACCGGGGAGGACCCGTACAAGGTTCCGATGCGTATCTATCCGGCGCCGCACTACACGATGGGCGGCCTGTGGGTGGACTACTTCCTTCAGAGCAACGTTGCGGGGCTTTTCGTGCTCGGCGAGGCGAACTTCTCGGACCACGGGGCCAACCGCCTCGGTGCCTCGGCCCTCATGCAGGGCCTCGCCGATGGATATTTTGTCATTCCCTACACCCTGGGCGAGTACCTCGCGACCAACAAGCTCGAAGCCGTCGCCGAGGATCAGGAGGAGTGCGCGGAGGTGATGGGGGAGGTCGAAGGGCGAACCAAGAAGCTCATCGAAATCAACGGTTCACGCACGGTCGACTCCCTCCATCGCGAGCTCGGCTTGTTGATGCTCGACGAATGCGGCATGGCCAGGACCGAGAAGGGCCTGACCGAGGCGATTGACAAGATCGCTGCCCTCAGGGCCGAGTTCTGGTCGGACGTGAGGGTGACCGGCACGGGCACCGAGCTCAATCAGGAGCTCGAGAAAGCCGGCAGGGTCGCCGATTTCTTCGAGCTCGCCGAGCTCATGTGTCGCGACGCCCTGCGACGCGAGGAATCCTGCGGCGGTCACTTCCGAGAGGAATTCCAAACCGAGGAGGGAGAAGCCCTTCGCGACGACGAGAACTGGACCAACGTCACCGTGTGGGAGTACACCGGCGAGGATTCCGAGCCGGTGGCCCATACCGAGGACCTCGAGTTCGAGACCGTGCAGC encodes the following:
- the hemA gene encoding glutamyl-tRNA reductase, whose product is MDRIGVVGASFRTAHIDKLSAAALPPDFPRENLVELARLAGFSELVYLGTCNRVEFYFRGESRIHTNPLLFHLRRSLADLTDGQCQLPEEDSLYVYFGRTAVRHLFRVTSALDSMMVGEAQIMGQAKEAHEIAHNSGLLGGILDQTFHEAFHLAKRIRTETELARRPVSLVTLVERKLNEHLDTSSTPVLILGAGEMARQTLKLVRGNDSTRPVIVANRTPERAREMAGDDPNISTMPLEEAAAKLPQVGTVLAVTSSHEALLDRNAVASVRDRLPDGEELLIVDLAMPQNVSREAGSLGRVVLHGIEEMREEAETNRKRRLEELDRCEKLVEHQLTILRRHLLDRALSPAARSIQKSFTEMADRAVQHSFSKELAHLGEEERRAVEKMAKGLAKRLVQVPLKGLKVAAAHHSSAVIDGFLIGLRSSDRSRKDEDR
- a CDS encoding succinate dehydrogenase cytochrome b subunit gives rise to the protein MSQTIGFISSTLGKKVLMAATGIILFGFVVGHMLGNLQIYLGAERLNHYAHLLQTNKPFLWTVRSVLLFCVAVHIIAAVQVWLRNRAARPVKYRVFNPPAVDYAARTMMWSGPILALFIIYHLLDFTVGTANPDFVRGEVYHNVVASFSNPVIAFFYIAANVLLAFHLYHGLWSLFQTFGWDHPRFGWLRRVPAVFFSVLIGAANVSIPLAVLTGVIR
- a CDS encoding fumarate reductase/succinate dehydrogenase flavoprotein subunit, producing the protein MKLDPRIPSGPLAEKWQRLRDELKLVSPANKRKHSIIVVGTGLAGGAAAASLGELGYKVKAFCYQDSARRAHSIAAQGGINAAKDYQNDGDTVYRLFYDTIKGGDYRAREANVYRLAEVSNNIIDQCVAQGIPFAREYGGYLANRSFGGAQVSRTFYARGQTGQQLLLGAYSALNAQVAAGSVEVFPRTEMLDLVLIDGRARGIVTRNMVTGAVECHVADAVLLCTGGYSNVYFLSTNAKGCNVTAAWRAHKRGAGFANPCFTQIHPTCIPQAGDYQSKLTLMSESLRNDGRVWVPKMVGEVREPGDIPENERDYYLERIYPAFGNLVPRDVASRNAKNVCDEGRGVGPGKRGVYLDFEDAINRLGEDVIRARYGNLFDMYEMITGEDPYKVPMRIYPAPHYTMGGLWVDYFLQSNVAGLFVLGEANFSDHGANRLGASALMQGLADGYFVIPYTLGEYLATNKLEAVAEDQEECAEVMGEVEGRTKKLIEINGSRTVDSLHRELGLLMLDECGMARTEKGLTEAIDKIAALRAEFWSDVRVTGTGTELNQELEKAGRVADFFELAELMCRDALRREESCGGHFREEFQTEEGEALRDDENWTNVTVWEYTGEDSEPVAHTEDLEFETVQPTQRSYK